One region of Catenuloplanes indicus genomic DNA includes:
- a CDS encoding STAS domain-containing protein, whose amino-acid sequence MTDLMLRRSDRPDGGLTVHVDGEIDGATAPALQRALLDAVATTPTHLLIDGAAVSFCDSRGLAALIAAWRAAGAAGVPLTLHPSPRLRRVMSLAGIDTLIDLA is encoded by the coding sequence ATGACGGACCTGATGCTGCGACGCAGTGACCGGCCGGACGGCGGACTGACCGTCCACGTGGACGGCGAGATCGACGGCGCGACCGCGCCGGCGCTGCAACGCGCGCTGCTCGACGCGGTCGCGACCACGCCCACGCACCTGCTGATCGACGGTGCCGCGGTCTCGTTCTGCGACTCGCGCGGCCTGGCCGCACTGATCGCGGCGTGGCGCGCGGCCGGTGCCGCCGGCGTGCCACTGACCCTGCACCCGAGCCCACGCCTGCGCCGCGTGATGTCCCTGGCCGGCATCGACACCCTGATAGACCTGGCGT
- a CDS encoding PP2C family protein-serine/threonine phosphatase: MHDRLIGAQRTLMSAPAHQIVEHLSEYLTEQYAVAALELFQVDYRLSELVPLDGGPAVTHPGAPAWRAFDHLAEVVDGAALWLPVAVRGDRLGVVRITPAPDDPRLRAELAEIADLLGHSLAAAREGTDRYAVAARTKRLTLAAEMQWGLLPGRGRTGPAFALAGQLEPAYAVRGDTFDWSDDLDRLQVVVINGHGEGVAAATLTCLAMNALRNARRAGLDVADQATLADQAIYSYHRGAQHIDALLLDLDLRTGVVTAVDAGSPRLLRLRGGEISPVALEAQDPLGMFDGTMYATQTFTLEPGDRLFVVSDGIVDATARGTRYGENLLDRFLARSGALSPLAAVRSVIGDLRAFIGGETVDDAVAVCLDWTPPGPGDDRRQT; this comes from the coding sequence ATGCACGATCGTCTGATCGGTGCCCAGCGGACGCTGATGTCGGCACCGGCCCACCAGATCGTGGAACACCTGTCGGAATACCTGACCGAGCAGTACGCGGTCGCCGCGCTCGAGCTGTTCCAGGTCGACTACCGGCTCAGCGAGCTGGTGCCGCTGGACGGCGGCCCGGCCGTCACGCACCCCGGCGCACCGGCCTGGCGTGCCTTCGACCACCTGGCCGAGGTGGTGGACGGCGCGGCGCTGTGGCTCCCGGTCGCGGTCCGCGGCGACCGGCTCGGCGTCGTCCGGATCACGCCCGCGCCGGACGACCCGCGGCTGCGCGCGGAACTGGCCGAGATCGCGGACCTGCTCGGGCACTCGCTGGCCGCGGCCCGCGAGGGCACCGACCGGTACGCGGTGGCCGCCCGCACGAAACGGCTCACGCTCGCGGCCGAGATGCAGTGGGGGCTGCTCCCCGGCCGGGGCCGCACCGGACCGGCGTTCGCGCTGGCCGGGCAGCTGGAGCCGGCGTACGCGGTGCGCGGCGACACGTTCGACTGGTCCGACGACCTGGACCGGCTGCAGGTCGTGGTGATAAACGGGCACGGCGAGGGGGTGGCCGCGGCCACGCTGACCTGCCTGGCGATGAACGCGCTGCGCAACGCGCGCCGGGCCGGGCTGGACGTGGCGGACCAGGCCACGCTCGCGGACCAGGCGATCTACTCCTACCACCGGGGTGCGCAGCACATAGACGCGCTGCTGCTGGACCTGGACCTGAGGACCGGCGTGGTGACCGCGGTCGACGCGGGCTCACCGCGGCTGCTGCGGCTGCGCGGCGGCGAGATAAGCCCGGTGGCGCTGGAGGCGCAGGACCCGCTCGGCATGTTCGACGGCACCATGTACGCCACGCAGACGTTCACGCTGGAGCCCGGCGACCGGCTGTTCGTGGTCAGCGACGGCATCGTGGACGCCACCGCGCGCGGCACCCGGTACGGCGAGAACCTGCTGGACCGGTTCCTGGCCCGCAGCGGCGCGCTGTCCCCGCTGGCCGCGGTCCGCTCGGTGATCGGTGACCTCCGCGCGTTCATCGGCGGTGAGACGGTCGACGACGCGGTCGCGGTCTGCCTGGACTGGACCCCGCCCGGCCCGGGAGACGACCGAAGGCAGACATGA
- a CDS encoding MarR family transcriptional regulator, which yields MASDRDPDVAAAVDAAADGLLTAFDDDLPQPLSASQLRAVLALESLPGGVNLRGLADRLGVVLSSASRLSDRLVAAGLLDRRQSDADRREVLVRLSPSGRRFLAEMRARRRERLARVLARMTPDDRAALRRGLEAFREAAD from the coding sequence ATGGCTTCCGACCGTGATCCGGACGTGGCCGCCGCCGTCGACGCGGCGGCGGACGGGCTGCTGACCGCGTTCGACGACGATCTGCCCCAGCCGCTGTCCGCGTCCCAGTTGCGCGCGGTGCTCGCGCTGGAGTCGCTGCCCGGCGGTGTGAATCTGCGTGGTCTCGCCGACCGCCTCGGCGTGGTGCTCTCCTCCGCCAGCCGGCTCAGCGATCGGCTGGTCGCGGCCGGGTTGCTGGACCGTCGTCAGTCCGACGCGGACCGGCGTGAGGTGCTGGTGCGCCTGTCGCCGTCCGGCCGCCGTTTCCTGGCCGAGATGCGGGCCCGGCGACGGGAGCGGCTGGCCAGGGTGCTGGCCCGGATGACGCCCGACGACCGCGCGGCGTTGCGCCGCGGCCTCGAGGCGTTCCGTGAGGCCGCTGACTAG